GCTGAACGATCAGAGGGAAAAAGAAAATCATCCGTGCTCATGGGAAAGTAGCGTTGAAACTTCTTGTTCTCTGGTAATCCCACAACGTCCATCATAACCGAGTGTATGACTTGTGAAAGCTGTTCTTTCAATGGGTTCAGATGCTCACCTAGTCCATATACTTTAATCTGTGCCACGCTCATCTCACCTTTCTCAGCTCGTTATCTCTGCTCTTCTCTGCTAAAAAATGCCTTACTCTCACATTATACCTCCTGTACGGCTTGAACGGTACCACGAAACCCAAATCAATGATCCGGCATAAAAGCTTCGGCACGCTCATAAAGTAGATTGAAATAAAGACGCGCAGTCCGAGAGCGGGGCGATTCTCTTAAGGCAACTACCTTGAGAAAAAAACAAAAAATACGCGTCATAATGCTGCATACGGATACATAAGATGATACTAGTCCAATTGCATGTACGAGTTAACGCCGCTTTCGCCGGTTTCATCAGAATGCAACGTTCGGCGGCGGACGACTTCCGGGCACTCACAAAGGCGGCTCTACCGTTGCAGGGATTTCAGTCTTCTGATTGAAAAAACGAAGCGGATGCTCTTTAGCATTTTTCCTTCGGAGTAATTTAGGGAGGGGATTTCATTGGAGAAAGTGGACATTTTTAAGGACATTGCCGAGCGGACCGGAGGGGATATCTATCTCGGGGTTGTCGGCGCAGTCCGGACAGGTAAATCAACATTTATCAAACGTTTCATGGAAACGATTGTCTTGCCAAACATCACAAACGAGGCAGACCGCGGGCGGGCAGTTGATGAATTGCCACAGAGCGCAGCTGGCAAAACAATCATGACTACGGAGCCAAAATTCGTACCGAATAACGCGGTTCAAATCAAGGTCGCTGAGGGACTTGATGTCAATGTGCGCCTTGTGGATTGTGTAGGTTACGCGGTGGAAGGAGCCAAGGGATACGAGGATGAGAATGGACCACGCATGATCTCCACGCCTTGGTTCGAAGAACCGATTCCTTTTCAGGAAGCAGCCGAAATTGGCACACGCAAAGTCATTCAGGAGCATTCCACACTGGGTGTGGTGGTCACAACAGATGGCACGATCGCTGAGATTGCCCGGAGTTCATATGTGGAATCAGAGGAACGTGTCATTGCCGAACTGAAGGAAGTGGGCAAACCGTTTGTGCTGGTCATCAACTCCACTCGCCCTCGCAGTGAAGAAGCGCTGCAGTTGCGCAGTGAGCTTGCTGCCAAGTATGACATTCCGGTTATGACACTCAGTGCAGCTACAATGACCGAAGATGATGTAACAGGTGTGCTTCGCGAAGTATTGTATGAGTTCCCTGTGCATGAAGTGAACGTGAATCTGCCGAGCTGGGTGATGGTACTGAATGAAAACCACTGGCTGCGCAGCAACTACGAAAATTCCGTTCGCGACACGGTTAAGGATATCCGCAGGCTGCGTGACGTGGATCGGGTTGTTGCTCAGTTCATGGAATATGAATTCATCGATCGAGCCGGACTGAGCGGCATGAACATGGGGCAGGGTGTGGCAGAAATCGATCTGTATGCACCGGATGAATTATACGATCAGATCCTCGTGGAAGTTGTTGGTATTGAAATTCGAGGCAAGGATCATCTGCTGCAATTGATGCAGGAATTCTCCCATGCGAAGAGGGAGTACGATCGCTTCGCTGAGGCGCTGGAGATGGTCAAAACGACCGGCTACGGTATCGCAGCGCCATCCCTCGCTGAGATGGCACTGGATGAGCCAGAACTCATCCGCCAGGGTACCAAATTCGGCGTCCGCCTGAAAGCAACTGCACCATCCATTCATATGATCCGGGTCGATGTGGAATCGGAGTTTGCACCGATTATCGGAACGGAAAAACAGAGTGAGGAACTGGTGAGGTACTTGATGCAGGACTTCGAGAACGATCCGATCAAGGTATGGGATTCAGATATGTTCGGTCGTTCGCTGCATTCCATCGTGAGAGAAGGCATTCAGGGTAAAATTGCGATGATGCCAGATAACGCACGATACAAATTGCAAGAGACATTGGGACGTATCATTAACGAAGGTTCAGGTGGATTAATCGCCATCATTCTGTAAGTCCAAAAGGCCGTAGGGGTAAACCTCGCGGTCTTTTTCTTGTTTTATTTTCATGATTCTGGATGAACTGGATAAGATACTTTAGTTTCGAATAAAAACTTAGCGAGTTTTAGCTTTAAATTACTAAAACCCATTTACATACTAGGGATTAGCCGTTATATTAATATTCAACTATTGTGATCGAGATCACAGAGAGTGTGAACAGGGGGAGAAAGAGATGAGAGGGAAAAATTCAAAATGGGTATGGTTGAGTGTGCTGCTTGTATTTACATTGGCGCTGTCCGCTTGCGGAATTAAAAAAGAACCTGCTTCAACTACAGCTTCCGGCGCAACGGAGGACAAGCCTCAAACCGAAGCAGTAACAGGTCCACTCAGCGGAAAACGAATTGCACTGATTATGGAATTTAACACAGGTACGTTCTCACAACAATACGTGCAAGGGGTTAAAGAAGAAATCGAAAAATTTGGTGGACAACTGACTACGTTTGTCGCCGATAATGATAAAGCCAAAATGGTTTCGTTGCTCGATAGCGCAATTAACCAGAAATTCGATGCCATTCTAACGGATCATGGGGATTCCTTGCTGACGCCGGGCGTGAAAAAGGCAGTAGAACAAAATATCCCGGTTGTTGTTTTCGATGCAGATATTAACGTTCCGGGAGCAACAGTGTTGTCCCAGGATGATCAGAAGATGGCTGAGCTTACGCTCGAGCAAATGAAAAAAGATATTAACGGACAAGGCAATATCGTAAAAGTATGGGTAGCCGGCTTTGCACCAATGGAACGTCGTCAGATTGCTTATGGCAAGTTCCTGAAAGAGAACCCGGACATCAAGGAGATAGCAACGTTTGGTTCAGCACAGAACCCGGCGCTGGATACACAAGCTAAAATGGAAGCGATTCTGAAACAATATCCAAAAGGTGAAATCACGGCGGTATGGACTGCATGGGATGAGTTCGCTAAAGGTGCGGCGCGTGCCATTCAGCAAGCAGGACGTGACGAGATCAAGGTATATGGTATCGACATGAGTGATGAAGATTTGCAGATGATCCAGGATCCGAAAAACCCTTGGGTAGCTTCCGCAGCGGTTGATCCAACCGACATTGGACGTGTTCAGGTTCGTTATGCATACCAGAAGCTGAATGGGGATGAGACTGAGGATCAAGTGGTTCTCAACCCGGTTTATGTACAGCGTGATGCGCTGCCAGACAAACAAATCTCCACTTCAGAGCTGTCCGAGTATGTGGAGGGCTGGGGAGGAAGTACACAGGGAATCAAGGATTGGATGTCGGAATACGGAGTTACTGCTAAATAAAACAGCGTAACGGGGGCGCGCCACAAGGCGCGCTTTTTCCTACCATGATGAAAAAACTACATGAGAATGTGATACTCCCGGAGGGGAGCGATTGGAGGTTGGCGTCATGAGTACTGCACCGATTCTGCTTCAAATGGAACATATCCACAAGCAGTTTGCAGGCATTCCTGCACTGAAAGACGTGGAGTTCTCCGTCAAAGGTGGGGAAATACACGCGCTGCTTGGTGCGAATGGTGCCGGCAAGAGCACATTGATGAAAATTCTGTCTGGTGCCTATCAACTGGATCAGGGCAGCATCCAATTAAGTGGGCAAACGCTTCATCTAAATTCACCGGGAGATGCCAAAGCGAGTGGAATTCACTGTGTGTATCAAGAGGTAGATGCTGCGTTGGTTCCCCAATTGACAGCTGCCGAGAACATTATGCTGGATCAATTGGCGTCACCTGGCGGAGGTTGGTGGAAAAGTCCGCGGAAACTGCAACAGCGTGCGGCTGAAGCTTTACAGCAATTAGGAGCGGCTATATCCGTTCACAAAAAAGTAGCCGACCTGACGCTCGCGGAGAAGCAGATGATTCTGCTCGCACGTATCCTGATTCAGGATGCCAAGGTCATTATTTTTGATGAACCAACTGCACCGCTAAGCCAGGAAGAAACGGATGCTTTTTTCCGAATTGTTCATTTATTGAAAGAACGCGGTGTGGCATGTATTTTCATTACGC
Above is a window of Paenibacillus sp. E222 DNA encoding:
- the spoIVA gene encoding stage IV sporulation protein A, with product MEKVDIFKDIAERTGGDIYLGVVGAVRTGKSTFIKRFMETIVLPNITNEADRGRAVDELPQSAAGKTIMTTEPKFVPNNAVQIKVAEGLDVNVRLVDCVGYAVEGAKGYEDENGPRMISTPWFEEPIPFQEAAEIGTRKVIQEHSTLGVVVTTDGTIAEIARSSYVESEERVIAELKEVGKPFVLVINSTRPRSEEALQLRSELAAKYDIPVMTLSAATMTEDDVTGVLREVLYEFPVHEVNVNLPSWVMVLNENHWLRSNYENSVRDTVKDIRRLRDVDRVVAQFMEYEFIDRAGLSGMNMGQGVAEIDLYAPDELYDQILVEVVGIEIRGKDHLLQLMQEFSHAKREYDRFAEALEMVKTTGYGIAAPSLAEMALDEPELIRQGTKFGVRLKATAPSIHMIRVDVESEFAPIIGTEKQSEELVRYLMQDFENDPIKVWDSDMFGRSLHSIVREGIQGKIAMMPDNARYKLQETLGRIINEGSGGLIAIIL
- a CDS encoding sugar ABC transporter substrate-binding protein, translated to MRGKNSKWVWLSVLLVFTLALSACGIKKEPASTTASGATEDKPQTEAVTGPLSGKRIALIMEFNTGTFSQQYVQGVKEEIEKFGGQLTTFVADNDKAKMVSLLDSAINQKFDAILTDHGDSLLTPGVKKAVEQNIPVVVFDADINVPGATVLSQDDQKMAELTLEQMKKDINGQGNIVKVWVAGFAPMERRQIAYGKFLKENPDIKEIATFGSAQNPALDTQAKMEAILKQYPKGEITAVWTAWDEFAKGAARAIQQAGRDEIKVYGIDMSDEDLQMIQDPKNPWVASAAVDPTDIGRVQVRYAYQKLNGDETEDQVVLNPVYVQRDALPDKQISTSELSEYVEGWGGSTQGIKDWMSEYGVTAK